A region of Streptomyces sp. WMMC500 DNA encodes the following proteins:
- a CDS encoding HIT family protein — MNCTFCAIAAGDIASHRVFEDEVAVAFLDARPLFAGHVLVIPRHHVETLTDLPEPEVGPFFVRVRRLTGAVERAMGAAGSFVALNNRISQSVPHLHVHVVPRNRKDGLRGFFWPRTKYRDEEHAAETARLVRAALDG, encoded by the coding sequence GTGAACTGCACCTTCTGCGCCATCGCCGCGGGTGACATCGCGAGCCACCGCGTCTTCGAGGACGAGGTCGCGGTGGCCTTCCTCGACGCCCGGCCGCTCTTCGCCGGCCACGTCCTGGTCATCCCGCGCCACCACGTGGAGACCCTCACCGACCTGCCGGAGCCCGAGGTCGGCCCGTTCTTCGTACGGGTCCGGCGGCTGACCGGCGCGGTGGAGCGGGCCATGGGCGCGGCGGGGTCGTTCGTCGCGCTGAACAACCGGATCAGCCAGTCCGTGCCGCACCTGCACGTGCACGTCGTCCCGCGCAACCGCAAGGACGGCCTGCGCGGCTTCTTCTGGCCCCGGACGAAGTACCGGGACGAGGAACACGCCGCTGAGACCGCCCGACTGGTCCGCGCGGCGCTCGACGGGTGA
- a CDS encoding phosphatase PAP2 family protein, with the protein MRSPRPPRLWFEIMLVALVYWTYSIIRNAVPEQEEQALKNADRIWSFQEDLGLAFERSLNHAVDGVTWLVVSMNYYYGTLHYVVTIGVLVWLYRRQSGRYAAVRLALAVTTCFALIGYYSFPLAPPRLMEGMDFIDTVRVHETLGSMSQGNLANVSNQYAAMPSMHVGWSVWAGITIAVLARPLWVKVLGVLYPTLTLLVIMATANHFWMDAVGGIICLAFGFAVSYAWYGTIAYRLPQKVASP; encoded by the coding sequence ATGCGCTCGCCGCGCCCCCCGCGGCTGTGGTTCGAGATCATGCTCGTCGCGCTCGTCTACTGGACGTACTCGATAATCCGCAACGCCGTGCCCGAGCAGGAAGAGCAGGCGCTGAAGAACGCGGACCGCATCTGGAGCTTCCAGGAGGACCTGGGGCTGGCCTTCGAGCGGTCGCTCAACCACGCGGTCGACGGCGTCACCTGGCTCGTCGTGTCGATGAACTACTACTACGGCACGCTCCACTACGTCGTCACCATCGGCGTGCTCGTCTGGCTCTACCGCCGCCAGTCCGGCCGCTACGCCGCCGTGCGCCTCGCGCTCGCCGTGACGACCTGCTTCGCCCTCATCGGCTACTACAGCTTCCCGCTGGCGCCGCCGCGGCTGATGGAGGGCATGGACTTCATCGACACCGTGCGGGTGCACGAGACCCTGGGCTCGATGTCGCAGGGCAACCTGGCCAACGTCTCCAACCAGTACGCGGCCATGCCCTCGATGCACGTGGGCTGGTCCGTGTGGGCGGGCATCACCATCGCCGTGCTGGCCAGGCCGCTGTGGGTGAAGGTGCTCGGCGTGCTCTACCCGACCCTGACGCTGCTGGTCATCATGGCGACGGCGAACCACTTCTGGATGGACGCGGTGGGCGGGATCATCTGCCTGGCCTTCGGCTTCGCGGTCTCGTACGCCTGGTACGGGACGATCGCGTACCGGCTGCCGCAGAAGGTGGCCTCCCCCTAG
- a CDS encoding DUF11 domain-containing protein, with product MRTAIASAATVAGLLASLATSPPLSPAAPPPAGPSSPVRIALESRAAADGGTTYAITVRNTSGADAPHGRVTQLLPESLEYVSASPRARTNGQQVTWRITLPAGTSRVLTVTAAPDRTERDARDLHAADAADPADASDGVRAPRRPGAEDDARDGAPASATTVCFQGGTRGEWLTCTSADDEWSPEPWVSSNKVYAVGSAAAALLVGTAGIVILRRRRSRDTEDDGPRGRTTARGPRPRR from the coding sequence ATGCGTACGGCGATCGCTTCCGCGGCGACGGTCGCCGGCCTGCTGGCGTCCCTCGCCACCTCCCCGCCGCTCTCCCCCGCCGCACCCCCGCCCGCCGGGCCGTCGTCGCCGGTCCGGATCGCGCTGGAGAGCCGGGCGGCGGCGGACGGCGGCACGACGTACGCGATCACCGTCCGCAACACCTCCGGCGCGGACGCGCCGCACGGCCGGGTCACCCAGCTCCTCCCCGAATCCCTGGAGTACGTGTCCGCGAGCCCGCGGGCCAGGACGAACGGGCAGCAGGTGACGTGGCGGATCACCCTGCCGGCGGGCACGAGCCGGGTGCTGACGGTGACCGCCGCTCCTGACAGGACCGAAAGGGACGCCCGGGATCTGCACGCCGCCGACGCCGCCGACCCGGCCGACGCCTCCGATGGCGTACGCGCCCCGCGGCGCCCCGGCGCCGAGGACGACGCCCGCGACGGCGCCCCCGCGTCCGCCACGACGGTCTGCTTCCAGGGCGGCACCCGCGGGGAATGGCTCACCTGCACCAGCGCCGACGACGAGTGGTCCCCCGAGCCCTGGGTCTCCTCGAACAAGGTCTACGCGGTCGGCAGCGCCGCCGCCGCGCTGCTCGTCGGCACCGCGGGGATCGTGATCCTGCGCCGCCGCCGGTCCCGGGACACGGAGGACGACGGCCCGCGCGGACGCACCACGGCGCGCGGACCTCGCCCGCGACGCTAG
- a CDS encoding bifunctional [glutamine synthetase] adenylyltransferase/[glutamine synthetase]-adenylyl-L-tyrosine phosphorylase — MSVPQGRRSSAFTRLLRYGFGEPADAGRLLESPVLDGVRDDPVLLDALGGTADPDRALLGLVRLAEALAPERRQALLDTLVAAKPLRDRLLGVLGASEALGDHLARHPDDWESLATYEAVDLHPMTSEFERALAEGVWGARGAGMPRADALRVAYRRALLGIAARDVCGTTDVVQAAAELADLATATLRAALEIAAEEQPEDAAQCRLAVIGMGKCGGRELNYVSDVDVIFVAEPRDEGPGDDPARERAAVQAATRLAARLMRVCSDTTAEGTIWPVDANLRPEGRNGPLVRTLSSHLAYYQRWAKTWEFQALLKARPVAGDPGLGAAYAEAIAPMVWQAAERANFVPDVQQMRRRVVANIPAAQLDRELKLGPGGLRDVEFAVQLLQLVHGRADASLRSGTTLDALAALADGGYVGRADAAALDAAYRFLRSLEHCIQLQKLRRTHLVPEDEHELRALGRSLVRLLPDEGRGEPVSQLRKAWRRHSFEVRRLHEKLFYRPLLDAVARLAPGEVRLTPDAARERLVALGYEDPAAALRHLEALTSGMSRKAAIQRTLLPVLLGWFGDSADPDAGLLNFRKVSDALGSTPWYLRLLRDEGAAAENLARVLSSGRLAPDLLLRAPEAVALLGDEQGLRPRGRAHLEQEILAAVGRHSAPEAAVAAARGVRRRELFRTAAADLITAYGAHPALAGEEAGDGREDDGDEHARIAAAVDRTGGALSDLNAATVAGALRAATAARWGDTLPTRFAVIGMGRFGGHELGYGSDADVLFVHEPRPGVSDEEAGAAAFAVANELRRLLQLPSADPPLLVDADLRPEGKSGPLVRTLASYAAYYRRWSLTWESHALLRAEPVAGDAALGARFTELIDPLRYPAGGLDEDAVREIRRLKARMEAERLPRGADPALHAKLGRGGLADVEWTVQLLQLQHARAVPALRTTRTRAALAAARGAGLLDADDARILDDAWLLATRLRNAVMLVRGRPGDTFPAAERELGAVARYFGYGPGQAGELPEEYRRTTRRARAVVERIFYGD; from the coding sequence ATGTCGGTTCCGCAGGGGCGCAGGAGCAGCGCGTTCACCCGGCTGCTGCGCTACGGGTTCGGCGAACCGGCCGACGCCGGGCGGCTGCTGGAGTCGCCGGTGCTCGACGGCGTACGGGACGATCCGGTGCTGCTCGACGCGCTGGGCGGCACCGCCGATCCCGACCGGGCGCTGCTCGGGCTCGTGCGGCTCGCGGAGGCGCTGGCGCCGGAGCGGCGGCAGGCGCTCCTCGACACGCTGGTGGCCGCCAAGCCGCTGCGCGACCGGCTGCTGGGGGTGCTCGGCGCGTCCGAGGCGCTGGGGGACCACCTGGCGCGGCATCCGGACGACTGGGAGTCGCTGGCCACCTACGAGGCGGTCGATCTGCACCCGATGACCTCGGAGTTCGAGCGGGCGCTCGCCGAAGGCGTGTGGGGGGCGCGGGGCGCGGGGATGCCGCGGGCCGACGCGCTGCGCGTGGCGTACCGGCGGGCGCTGCTGGGGATCGCCGCCCGGGACGTGTGCGGGACGACGGACGTGGTGCAGGCCGCCGCGGAGCTGGCCGACCTGGCGACCGCGACGCTGCGGGCGGCGCTGGAGATCGCGGCCGAGGAGCAGCCCGAGGACGCGGCGCAGTGCCGGCTTGCGGTGATCGGGATGGGCAAGTGCGGCGGGCGGGAGCTGAACTACGTCTCGGACGTCGACGTCATCTTCGTCGCCGAGCCGCGCGACGAGGGCCCGGGCGACGACCCGGCCCGCGAGCGCGCCGCCGTGCAGGCCGCCACCCGGCTCGCCGCCCGCCTCATGCGCGTCTGCTCCGACACCACCGCCGAGGGCACCATCTGGCCGGTCGACGCGAACCTCCGCCCCGAGGGCCGCAACGGCCCCCTCGTGCGCACCCTCTCCTCCCACCTCGCGTACTACCAGCGCTGGGCCAAGACCTGGGAGTTCCAGGCCCTGCTGAAGGCCCGCCCGGTGGCGGGCGACCCCGGGCTGGGCGCGGCGTACGCGGAGGCCATCGCGCCGATGGTGTGGCAGGCGGCGGAGCGCGCGAACTTCGTGCCGGACGTGCAGCAGATGCGCCGCCGGGTGGTGGCGAACATCCCGGCGGCGCAGCTCGACCGGGAGCTGAAGCTGGGCCCGGGCGGGCTGCGGGACGTGGAGTTCGCGGTGCAGTTGCTCCAGCTCGTGCACGGCCGCGCCGACGCCTCGCTGCGCAGCGGCACGACCCTGGACGCGCTGGCCGCGCTCGCCGACGGCGGGTACGTGGGCCGCGCCGACGCCGCCGCGCTGGACGCCGCGTACCGCTTCCTGCGCTCGCTGGAACACTGCATCCAGCTCCAGAAGCTGCGCCGTACGCACCTGGTGCCCGAGGACGAGCACGAACTGCGCGCGCTCGGCCGTTCGCTGGTGCGGCTGCTGCCCGACGAGGGCCGCGGCGAGCCGGTGTCGCAGTTGCGCAAGGCGTGGCGGCGGCACTCCTTCGAGGTGCGCCGGCTGCACGAGAAGCTGTTCTACCGCCCGCTCCTCGACGCCGTCGCCCGGCTCGCGCCCGGGGAGGTGCGGCTCACCCCGGACGCGGCCCGGGAGCGGCTGGTCGCCCTCGGGTACGAGGACCCGGCGGCGGCGCTGCGCCACCTGGAGGCGCTGACGTCGGGGATGAGCCGGAAGGCGGCGATCCAGCGGACGCTGCTGCCGGTGCTGCTGGGCTGGTTCGGCGACTCGGCCGACCCGGACGCGGGGCTGCTCAACTTCCGCAAGGTCTCGGACGCGCTGGGCAGCACGCCCTGGTACCTGCGGCTGCTGCGCGACGAGGGCGCGGCGGCGGAGAACCTGGCGCGGGTGCTGTCCTCGGGCAGGCTCGCGCCCGATCTGCTGCTGCGGGCGCCGGAGGCGGTGGCGCTGCTCGGCGACGAGCAGGGGCTGCGGCCGCGCGGGCGGGCGCACCTGGAGCAGGAGATCCTGGCGGCCGTGGGCCGGCACTCGGCCCCGGAGGCGGCGGTGGCGGCGGCCCGCGGAGTGCGGCGGCGGGAGCTGTTCCGTACCGCGGCGGCGGACCTCATCACGGCGTACGGGGCGCACCCGGCGCTCGCCGGGGAGGAGGCCGGTGACGGGCGGGAAGACGACGGGGACGAGCACGCCCGGATCGCCGCCGCCGTCGACCGCACCGGCGGCGCCCTCAGCGACCTCAACGCCGCCACCGTCGCCGGCGCGCTGCGCGCGGCGACCGCCGCCCGCTGGGGCGACACGCTGCCGACGCGGTTCGCGGTGATCGGCATGGGCCGTTTCGGCGGGCACGAGCTGGGCTACGGCTCGGACGCCGACGTGCTCTTCGTGCACGAGCCGCGCCCGGGCGTCTCCGACGAGGAGGCGGGCGCGGCGGCGTTCGCCGTCGCCAACGAGCTGCGCCGGCTGCTGCAACTGCCCAGCGCCGACCCGCCGCTGCTGGTCGACGCCGACCTGCGGCCCGAGGGCAAGTCGGGGCCGCTGGTGCGCACCCTCGCGTCGTACGCGGCCTACTACCGGCGCTGGTCGCTGACGTGGGAGAGCCACGCGCTGCTGCGCGCCGAGCCGGTCGCGGGCGACGCCGCGCTGGGGGCGCGCTTCACGGAGCTGATCGACCCGCTGCGCTACCCGGCGGGCGGGCTCGACGAGGACGCCGTACGCGAGATCCGGCGGCTGAAGGCGCGCATGGAGGCGGAGCGGCTGCCGCGCGGCGCGGACCCGGCGCTGCACGCGAAGCTGGGGCGCGGCGGTCTCGCGGACGTGGAGTGGACGGTGCAGTTGCTGCAGTTGCAGCACGCGCGCGCGGTGCCCGCGCTGCGGACGACCCGAACCCGCGCGGCGCTGGCCGCGGCGCGCGGCGCGGGCCTGCTGGACGCGGACGACGCGCGGATACTGGACGACGCCTGGCTGCTGGCGACGCGCCTGCGCAACGCGGTGATGCTGGTACGCGGCCGGCCCGGCGACACCTTCCCCGCCGCCGAGCGGGAACTCGGCGCGGTGGCACGCTACTTCGGCTACGGCCCGGGGCAGGCCGGCGAGCTGCCGGAGGAGTACCGGCGGACGACGCGGCGGGCGCGGGCGGTCGTGGAGCGGATCTTCTACGGCGACTGA
- a CDS encoding DMT family transporter: MGELLALSSAVSFGLTHFAAGLAARRTAGVTVALYAQVCGTVVSVTAALAIPAAGAPDAAGLGWGALSGVGTGVGVAFLYRALTTGAMSVVVPVSDVTAVAVPVVLGISLLGERPAAAALAGIAAAFPALWLVSRGPDGQDGGEGRRSPGPPRRYAPEPDRGAHGPSRPAAYPRRRGSPSVDALIAGAGFATHFIALARLPANEGVAGGGGDLWAVTVSRAVSVAVVAVAVLGDRAPWVLPRRCAPHVAVAGVLGTLATVLYLYAARAELMAVATVLASLYPAIPVLLALLVLRERLTLPQSAGLVCAGAAIGLIALA, from the coding sequence GTGGGTGAGCTGCTCGCGCTGTCGTCCGCCGTCAGCTTCGGGCTCACGCACTTCGCGGCCGGGCTCGCCGCCCGGCGCACGGCCGGGGTCACGGTCGCGCTGTACGCGCAGGTGTGCGGCACGGTGGTGAGCGTGACCGCCGCCCTGGCGATACCGGCCGCGGGCGCCCCGGACGCGGCCGGGCTGGGCTGGGGCGCGTTGTCCGGGGTGGGCACCGGCGTGGGGGTGGCGTTCCTCTACCGCGCGCTGACGACGGGGGCGATGAGCGTCGTGGTGCCGGTCAGCGACGTGACCGCGGTGGCCGTCCCGGTCGTCCTCGGCATCAGCCTGCTCGGCGAACGCCCTGCCGCCGCCGCCCTCGCGGGCATCGCCGCGGCGTTCCCCGCCCTGTGGCTGGTCTCACGCGGCCCGGACGGGCAGGACGGCGGCGAGGGCCGGCGGAGTCCCGGGCCGCCGCGGCGGTACGCACCGGAGCCGGACCGCGGCGCACACGGGCCCTCCCGGCCCGCGGCGTACCCCCGGCGGCGCGGATCCCCCTCGGTGGACGCGCTGATCGCCGGGGCCGGGTTCGCCACCCACTTCATCGCCCTCGCCCGCCTGCCCGCCAATGAGGGCGTAGCCGGCGGGGGAGGCGACCTGTGGGCCGTCACCGTCAGCCGAGCCGTGTCGGTCGCCGTCGTCGCCGTCGCGGTGCTGGGGGACCGGGCACCGTGGGTGCTGCCCCGGCGCTGCGCGCCGCACGTGGCCGTCGCCGGCGTGCTCGGCACCCTCGCGACCGTCCTCTACCTCTACGCGGCCCGTGCGGAGTTGATGGCCGTCGCCACCGTGCTCGCCTCGCTGTACCCGGCGATCCCCGTGCTGCTGGCCCTGCTCGTGCTCCGCGAGCGGCTGACCCTGCCGCAGTCGGCCGGGCTGGTGTGCGCGGGGGCGGCGATCGGGCTGATCGCGCTGGCGTGA